In Candidatus Palauibacter australiensis, a single genomic region encodes these proteins:
- a CDS encoding HEAT repeat domain-containing protein, with the protein SVAFDTEESEDVREEAFTAWAGHPTVTVAYLADLYGEISEPFLKMQAIYAIFERADADSEAPRVLMELIRNEPDHEVRERGIYWLGRTGSEEAVDFLLELLRPPVADTLPSPATDTVPRRPG; encoded by the coding sequence CTCGGTCGCCTTCGACACGGAGGAGTCCGAAGACGTGCGCGAGGAAGCCTTCACCGCGTGGGCGGGTCACCCGACGGTGACGGTCGCGTACCTCGCCGACCTCTACGGAGAGATTTCGGAGCCCTTCCTGAAGATGCAGGCCATCTACGCCATCTTCGAGCGGGCCGATGCCGACTCCGAAGCCCCTCGGGTGCTGATGGAACTGATCCGCAACGAACCCGACCATGAGGTGCGGGAGCGCGGCATCTACTGGCTCGGCCGCACGGGATCCGAAGAAGCGGTGGACTTCCTCCTCGAATTGCTGCGCCCTCCGGTCGCGGATACACTGCCTTCTCCGGCCACCGATACGGTGCCCAGGCGACCGGGATAA